Proteins encoded in a region of the Apilactobacillus apisilvae genome:
- the ruvA gene encoding Holliday junction branch migration protein RuvA: MYEYLNGLIVDINPGYIVIDVSGVGYLVHTADPYRFDVDDQKNVKVYIYQAISDSAQTLYGFYTREDKSIFEKLLSVSGIGPKNALAILAGNDPKSLLNAINNENVTYLTKFPGVGKKTAKQIILDLKGKIDDLAPSIFDDFNDEISEQVVDNTENQEMTDTLQALEALGYTKRDVEKVKKELSKHDKMTTDEYLSQGLKLLTQY, encoded by the coding sequence ATGTATGAATATTTAAACGGCCTGATTGTTGATATTAATCCTGGCTATATAGTTATTGATGTTTCAGGAGTAGGCTATTTAGTGCATACTGCTGATCCTTATCGTTTTGATGTAGATGATCAAAAAAATGTTAAAGTTTATATTTATCAAGCAATTAGTGATTCTGCACAAACTTTATATGGTTTTTATACGCGTGAAGATAAAAGTATCTTTGAAAAGTTGTTAAGCGTATCTGGAATTGGTCCTAAGAATGCACTAGCAATTTTAGCCGGTAACGATCCTAAATCATTATTGAATGCAATTAATAATGAAAATGTAACTTATTTAACGAAATTTCCAGGAGTTGGTAAAAAGACTGCTAAGCAAATCATTTTAGATTTAAAAGGTAAGATTGACGATCTTGCACCTTCAATTTTTGATGACTTTAATGATGAAATTAGTGAACAAGTGGTGGATAATACAGAAAATCAAGAAATGACCGATACACTGCAAGCCTTAGAAGCGTTAGGATATACTAAACGTGATGTTGAGAAAGTTAAAAAGGAACTAAGTAAGCATGATAAAATGACTACTGATGAATATTTAAGTCAAGGACTTAAATTGTTAACCCAATACTAA